The bacterium DNA segment CACGCTGCGGATGGACGGCGCGCGCCGCGTGCTGCAGGGCGACACGAGCATCGAGGAGGTCATGCGCGTCACCTCCGAGGACGCCCCGTAAGCCCCGCCGATGCCCGTTTACAGCTACCAGGCCGTTGACGCCCGCGGAAAGAAAATCCGCGGCATCGTGGACGCCGAAACCGAAAAGGCGGCCAAGGCCAAGCTGCGCCGCGAAGGCAAGTTTCCCACCGAGATGACGGTCGCCCAGGAGGGCAAGCTCACGCGCGGCAAGGGCCTGGCGATGGAGATCGACCTGCGCGTGCTGCTCGGGCGCGTCAAGGCGCGCGACCTGGCGATCGCCACGCGTCAGTTCGCGACGCTGATCGGCGCGGGCATTCCGATGGACAGCTCGCTTCTGGCGTTGTCAAAGCAGGTGGAAAATCCGGTCCTCGAAAAGACGTTTTCGCAGGTGCGCGACAAGGTGACGCAGGGCAGTTCGCTCGCGAACGCGCTCAAGGAGTTTCCGCGCATCTTCTCACCGCTTTTCGTGAACATGGTGATGGCAGGCGAGCAGTCGGGCACGCTCGACGCGGTGCTCGATCGCCTCGCGGATTTCACCGAGGCGACGCTCGACCGCACGCAGAAGGTGAAGGCGGCGATCACCTACCCGATCTTCATGCTGCTGATCGGCGGCGGCATCATGGTGTACCTCGTCGGCTTCGTGATTCCGAAGATCACGCAAATCTTCGAAGGCATGCGCAAGTCGCTGCCGCCGATGACGATGTTGCTGCTGGGATTCTCCGGCTTCATCCGCGATTATTGGTGGCTGATGGCGATCGTCACCGGCGTGGCGATTTACGGATTTCGCCGTTGGGTGGCGACGGACAAGGGCCGGCGGCGCTTTGACGCGCTGGTGCTGCGCCTTCCGGTGTTCGGCGCGCTGGTTCGCAAGATCGCGGTAAGCCGGTTCGCGCGGACGCTCGGCACGCTTTTGCGTTCGGGCGTGCCGATCATCGAGGCGATGACCATCGTGCGCAACGTCGTGGACAACCGCATCATCGAGGACGCGATCGAGACGGCCAAGGACAACATCCGCGAGGGGCAGCCGATCGCGCGGCCGCTCGAGCAGTCGGGCGTGTTTCCGCCGATGGTCATCCACATGATCACGGTCGGCGAGCAGACCGGCGAACTCGAGTCGATGCTGTTTCGCGTCGCCGACGCGTACGACCGCGACGTGACGACGTCGATCATGGGGCTGATGGCCGTTTTCGAGCCGGCGATGCTGCTTGTCATGGCGGCGGTCGTCGGTTTCGCGGTGATGGCGATTTTGCTTCCGATCATGGATATGACGTCGGGGCTTCAGTAGACCTTGACGCGGCGCCGCCGCATGCGGTCCTATTGGGCGTTCCCGGAGGTAATTTGAGGAATGAGTGCCAAGGACGATAATGTCATCGCGGAATCAGGCGCGCCCGCGTCCTATGCCAAGGCACAAATCAAGAACGAGGACTTTCGCGGCCGCGACCTCACCGGCGCGGATTTTCGCGGCGCGAAGCTCGTCAACGTCGACCTGACCGGCGCGCGGCTTTCGGGCGCGGATTTTTCCGGTGCGCGGATGTCGGGCGTCACCATCGCCGATACGTCCGTCGAGGGCGCCCGGTTCGCCGGCGCCGACATCGAGAAATCGCGCATCGAGAAGGCGTCGTTCGTGGGTTGCGATTTCACGAAGACCGCGATTCGCGCGGTCACCTTCGCCGACGTG contains these protein-coding regions:
- the gspF gene encoding type II secretion system inner membrane protein GspF, whose amino-acid sequence is MPVYSYQAVDARGKKIRGIVDAETEKAAKAKLRREGKFPTEMTVAQEGKLTRGKGLAMEIDLRVLLGRVKARDLAIATRQFATLIGAGIPMDSSLLALSKQVENPVLEKTFSQVRDKVTQGSSLANALKEFPRIFSPLFVNMVMAGEQSGTLDAVLDRLADFTEATLDRTQKVKAAITYPIFMLLIGGGIMVYLVGFVIPKITQIFEGMRKSLPPMTMLLLGFSGFIRDYWWLMAIVTGVAIYGFRRWVATDKGRRRFDALVLRLPVFGALVRKIAVSRFARTLGTLLRSGVPIIEAMTIVRNVVDNRIIEDAIETAKDNIREGQPIARPLEQSGVFPPMVIHMITVGEQTGELESMLFRVADAYDRDVTTSIMGLMAVFEPAMLLVMAAVVGFAVMAILLPIMDMTSGLQ